The following proteins are encoded in a genomic region of Acidobacteriota bacterium:
- the bla gene encoding class A beta-lactamase, subclass A2 → MTKFICLSALAILAASSSVFTQSKDSLRKQIEQIVSTKKALVGVAIVGGDGKDEIVINGERRYPMQSVFKYHIGLMMLAEIDKGKFTLDQQVEIKKDQMLPGMWSPLREENPEGGSFPISKLIEYSVSQSDNATCDALLRLLGGPVAVENYFKKHGIKDIAIKINEETMQSNWDLMFQNWTTPNAANDVLKKFYENKKKQLSQIGHDFIWKAMRETSTGPKRLKGQLPAGAIVAHKTGYSGAHKTTGVYAAVNDIGIVFLPNGKYFYISVFVTDSKEDFDTNERIIADIAKAAWDHFAAKTK, encoded by the coding sequence ATGACCAAGTTCATTTGTTTGTCGGCACTTGCCATTTTGGCTGCGTCAAGTTCGGTATTTACTCAGAGCAAGGACTCGCTTCGGAAGCAGATCGAGCAGATCGTTTCGACCAAGAAAGCTTTGGTCGGCGTTGCGATCGTTGGCGGCGACGGCAAGGACGAGATAGTGATCAACGGCGAGCGTCGCTATCCGATGCAGAGCGTTTTCAAATATCACATCGGGCTGATGATGTTGGCGGAGATCGACAAGGGCAAGTTTACGCTCGATCAACAGGTCGAGATCAAGAAAGACCAAATGCTGCCCGGCATGTGGAGTCCGCTAAGAGAAGAGAACCCCGAAGGCGGCAGTTTTCCGATATCAAAATTGATCGAATACTCAGTCTCGCAGAGCGACAATGCCACTTGCGATGCTCTGCTGCGGCTTCTCGGAGGCCCGGTCGCCGTTGAAAACTACTTCAAGAAACATGGCATCAAAGACATCGCGATCAAGATCAACGAAGAGACAATGCAGTCGAATTGGGACTTGATGTTCCAGAATTGGACCACGCCAAATGCCGCCAACGATGTCCTAAAAAAGTTTTACGAAAACAAGAAAAAGCAGCTCTCGCAAATAGGTCACGATTTTATCTGGAAAGCAATGCGTGAAACCTCGACCGGTCCAAAGCGTCTTAAGGGCCAGCTTCCCGCCGGTGCGATCGTCGCTCATAAAACAGGTTATTCCGGTGCCCACAAAACCACCGGTGTTTACGCCGCCGTAAATGACATCGGCATCGTCTTTCTGCCAAACGGCAAGTATTTCTACATCAGCGTATTCGTCACCGATTCGAAAGAAGATTTCGACACCAACGAAAGAATCATAGCCGACATCGCCAAAGCGGCTTGGGATCATTTTGCAGCGAAAACGAAATAG
- a CDS encoding GyrI-like domain-containing protein, giving the protein MTPRIEISNEKKLAGNKLTMSLADFRVGELWQLFLPRRKAISNNLTSELISMAVYPSTYFANFSPSNEFQKWAAVEVSGFENIPDEMEKFTLESGLYAVFDYKGPNTNSIFQYILGTWLPNSEYQLDDRPHFEVLGEKYKNNDPNSEEEIWIPIKPNK; this is encoded by the coding sequence ATGACACCGCGAATAGAAATATCTAATGAGAAAAAATTAGCAGGCAACAAACTAACGATGAGTTTGGCAGATTTCCGAGTCGGCGAACTTTGGCAGTTGTTTTTACCGCGACGGAAAGCAATATCTAACAATCTGACGAGTGAACTCATCTCAATGGCCGTTTATCCGTCAACATATTTCGCGAATTTTTCACCGTCAAACGAGTTTCAAAAATGGGCAGCGGTTGAAGTTTCCGGCTTTGAAAACATTCCCGACGAGATGGAAAAGTTCACTCTGGAAAGCGGACTTTACGCGGTATTTGATTACAAAGGCCCAAACACGAACTCTATTTTTCAATATATTCTCGGCACTTGGCTGCCAAACTCAGAATATCAATTAGACGACAGACCCCATTTTGAGGTCTTGGGCGAAAAGTATAAAAACAACGACCCGAACTCTGAAGAAGAGATTTGGATCCCCATAAAACCAAATAAGTAA
- a CDS encoding beta-lactamase family protein, translating to MTNRTRYCFAFLLMLVAAAAARADGLDRFIAEQIKERKIPGLSIAVIRDGKVIKATGYGFANLETQAPATKDTVYEIGSISKQFASEAVMLLVEDGKLDLDDPIRKYLPANAPESWQKITVRNLLNHTSGLKDWTEIKEFSYRREYSAEEFIDLVRPFPLVFQPNENWGYSNTNLPLIGIIVEKASGRSFEEFVTERIIRPLNFPSIRFKHQEDVVKDRAAGYVLRNGEWKTGEPFRPKVIAPSGGILASAVDLARWWEAVFQGRVVKQSSLEQMLMPAKTSDGRRVNHGFAFFTDSFNVHKMVHHHGSTVGGFGSVVRYYPAEKITIAIIGNLEDGGFGPEYISKRVADAYIPGTFAGGIKEVIDAEQSQRSLQILKDIAEGKTPDQLSANFASKVSADFRKQLASNLKAMRSFAYLGTEKIGSDHFMLDVTASEFVRFKMTLAKREVFYHFRMNNEGKIGWIVFED from the coding sequence ATGACGAATAGAACCAGATACTGCTTTGCCTTTTTGCTGATGCTCGTTGCCGCTGCGGCGGCGCGGGCCGACGGGCTTGATAGATTCATCGCCGAACAGATCAAGGAGCGAAAGATCCCGGGGCTTTCGATCGCTGTTATTCGTGACGGCAAGGTAATAAAGGCAACGGGTTACGGTTTTGCGAATCTTGAGACGCAGGCTCCGGCGACGAAAGACACGGTATATGAGATCGGTTCTATATCGAAGCAATTTGCGTCCGAGGCAGTAATGCTGTTGGTCGAGGACGGCAAGCTAGATCTCGACGATCCCATCCGAAAATATTTGCCCGCAAACGCGCCAGAATCCTGGCAGAAGATCACGGTCAGGAATCTGCTCAATCACACCTCGGGACTCAAAGACTGGACGGAGATCAAGGAATTTTCGTACCGGCGTGAATATTCGGCTGAGGAATTTATCGATCTTGTTAGGCCGTTTCCGTTGGTGTTTCAACCGAACGAAAACTGGGGCTATTCGAACACGAATTTGCCGCTGATCGGTATCATAGTCGAAAAAGCGAGCGGGAGATCGTTCGAGGAATTCGTCACTGAGCGCATTATCAGGCCTTTGAATTTTCCTTCGATACGTTTCAAACATCAGGAAGACGTAGTGAAGGATCGGGCGGCGGGCTATGTTTTGCGAAACGGCGAGTGGAAGACCGGCGAGCCTTTTCGGCCAAAGGTGATCGCTCCAAGCGGCGGGATCCTGGCGAGTGCCGTCGACCTCGCCCGTTGGTGGGAAGCCGTTTTTCAGGGCCGCGTGGTCAAACAATCGAGCCTAGAGCAAATGCTAATGCCGGCGAAAACTAGCGACGGCCGCCGCGTAAACCACGGCTTCGCGTTCTTTACGGATTCATTTAACGTCCACAAAATGGTCCATCATCACGGCTCGACCGTCGGCGGATTTGGCAGCGTCGTGCGTTATTATCCGGCGGAAAAGATCACCATAGCGATAATCGGGAACCTCGAGGATGGCGGTTTTGGGCCTGAGTATATTTCGAAACGCGTCGCCGACGCCTACATTCCCGGAACCTTTGCCGGCGGAATCAAAGAAGTGATCGACGCGGAGCAATCACAGAGGTCGCTCCAGATCTTGAAGGATATTGCTGAAGGTAAAACGCCGGATCAGTTGTCGGCAAATTTCGCCTCGAAAGTGAGTGCGGATTTTCGAAAACAACTGGCGTCAAACCTCAAGGCGATGAGGTCTTTCGCGTATCTCGGCACGGAAAAGATAGGCAGCGATCACTTTATGCTCGACGTGACGGCCAGCGAATTTGTCCGTTTCAAAATGACGCTCGCGAAAAGAGAGGTCTTTTATCATTTTCGAATGAACAATGAAGGCAAGATCGGTTGGATCGTCTTTGAGGATTAG
- a CDS encoding pentapeptide repeat-containing protein, translating into MEDEIVDGVDFTENLPKNNEYENYTFNNCNFSEIDLSEFKFIDCEFNDCNLSLAKLIETVWRDVSFNNCKMLGLSFDVCNKFGLSFSFDGCSLNHSSFHNTKIKNTVFKNTRLLEVDFSESDLTGVIFDQCDLKNAVFDQTILEKSDFRTSYNYSIDPDNNKIKMAKFSISGVSGLLEKYNIEIER; encoded by the coding sequence ATGGAAGACGAAATCGTTGATGGTGTTGATTTTACGGAAAATCTGCCAAAAAACAACGAATACGAAAACTACACATTTAATAATTGCAATTTTTCCGAAATCGACCTTTCGGAATTTAAGTTTATAGATTGCGAGTTTAACGACTGCAATTTGAGTTTGGCAAAACTTATCGAAACGGTTTGGCGTGATGTGAGTTTCAACAACTGCAAAATGCTGGGACTGAGCTTTGACGTTTGCAACAAGTTCGGGCTGTCCTTTTCCTTTGACGGTTGCTCGCTAAATCATTCTTCGTTCCACAACACGAAAATCAAAAATACTGTTTTCAAAAATACTCGGTTACTCGAAGTCGATTTTTCGGAAAGCGATCTGACGGGCGTGATATTTGACCAATGCGACTTGAAGAACGCCGTTTTTGACCAGACCATACTTGAAAAATCGGACTTTCGGACTTCTTATAACTATTCCATTGATCCAGATAACAACAAGATCAAAATGGCGAAATTCTCGATCTCGGGGGTTAGCGGACTTTTGGAAAAATACAATATTGAAATAGAAAGATGA
- a CDS encoding DUF4142 domain-containing protein, with translation MKNIIILASLTIGFAVFLAACGDVNVNTNRMANQAGNAVNRTANMAGNAVNAIANTATAMTTPSAEDFLKAAAQGGMAEVQLGNLAATKSQNAEVKAFGKMIAADHAKVNAEVKALATKLKLTLPIDIGSHKSTVDDLTKATADFDKNYVAAMVKDHEDDVAAFQKQADNATDADVKAFAAKTLPTLKSHLEKIKAIQAKMK, from the coding sequence ATGAAAAACATCATTATATTAGCTTCATTGACGATAGGCTTTGCCGTATTTTTAGCAGCCTGCGGCGATGTCAACGTAAACACCAACCGCATGGCCAATCAGGCCGGCAATGCAGTGAACAGGACCGCCAATATGGCCGGCAACGCTGTCAACGCGATAGCGAACACCGCCACGGCGATGACCACACCGAGTGCCGAGGACTTTTTGAAAGCAGCCGCCCAGGGCGGAATGGCAGAGGTCCAACTCGGCAACCTCGCAGCAACCAAATCGCAAAATGCTGAAGTAAAGGCGTTCGGCAAGATGATCGCGGCCGACCACGCCAAGGTCAACGCCGAGGTCAAGGCCCTCGCAACCAAACTTAAGCTCACGCTTCCCATCGATATCGGCTCGCACAAGTCAACCGTTGACGACCTGACCAAGGCGACCGCGGATTTCGATAAAAATTACGTCGCAGCGATGGTCAAAGACCACGAGGACGACGTCGCCGCCTTCCAAAAACAGGCCGACAACGCGACCGATGCCGACGTCAAAGCCTTCGCCGCCAAGACCTTGCCGACACTAAAGAGCCATCTCGAAAAGATCAAAGCCATCCAGGCCAAGATGAAATAG
- a CDS encoding class I SAM-dependent methyltransferase — protein MNSVRETFGDIDIYLFDQIQKGQFTPGMKILDAGCGGGRNIVWLMRNGFDVFAVDKDERAVAAVRDTARLIAPDLPMDNFQTASLDAIPFAEQTFDWVICNAVMHFAADRSQFDRWLAEMWRVLKPGGVFFARLASSIGIEKLLIPTSNGRYMMPDGSERFIVDEQMLRDSTASVGGQFLEPIKTTNVENLRCMTTWVVVK, from the coding sequence ATGAACAGTGTTCGCGAGACGTTCGGCGACATCGACATCTATCTTTTCGACCAGATCCAGAAAGGCCAATTCACGCCGGGAATGAAGATACTGGATGCCGGCTGCGGCGGCGGGCGGAATATCGTTTGGCTGATGCGGAACGGCTTTGACGTGTTTGCGGTCGATAAGGATGAAAGGGCTGTGGCGGCGGTCAGAGACACGGCGAGGCTAATTGCCCCCGATCTGCCGATGGATAATTTTCAGACGGCGTCGCTCGACGCGATACCGTTTGCGGAACAGACGTTCGACTGGGTGATATGCAACGCGGTGATGCATTTTGCGGCTGACCGCTCTCAATTCGATCGCTGGCTGGCCGAAATGTGGCGTGTACTCAAGCCCGGCGGCGTATTTTTCGCACGGCTTGCGTCGTCGATCGGGATCGAAAAGCTGCTAATTCCGACATCGAACGGCCGATATATGATGCCGGACGGGTCAGAGCGATTCATTGTCGATGAACAAATGCTGCGAGACTCGACCGCGAGCGTCGGCGGACAGTTTCTCGAACCTATCAAAACTACCAATGTCGAGAATTTGAGATGTATGACGACCTGGGTCGTCGTTAAATAG
- the thiC gene encoding phosphomethylpyrimidine synthase ThiC, with amino-acid sequence MEQRSEVSGQLSVEKTSDEVKLPASRKVYVETNGSTVNQNKHNLRVPFREIALSPSKDFDGALQENPPVRVYDTSGVWTDPGTKCDVREGLPALRRDWIVGRGDVEEYEGRQVLPQDNGYLTKGAEEIAKANERGTLEEFPGLRRAPLRAKNGACVTQMHYARKGIITPEMEYVAIRENLGRQAAFDHLALSERSDRSSLNHQHKGESFGAAIPEFVTPEFVRDEVARGRAIIPNNINHPESEPMAIGRNFLVKINANIGNSAIASSIEEEVEKMRWSTLWGADTVMDLSTGKNIHATREWILRNSPVPIGTVPIYQALEKVNGKAEDLTWEIYRDTLIEQAEQGVDYFTIHAGVRLPYIPMTAKRTTGIVSRGGSIMAKWCLAHHEESFLYTRFREICEIMRTYDVAFSLGDGLRPGSIADANDEAQFAELDTLGELTKIAWEMECQTMIEGPGHVPIHLIKENMDKQLEVCGEAPFYTLGPLTTDIAPGYDHITSGIGAAMIGWFGTAMLCYVTPKEHLGLPNKQDVKEGVITYKLAAHAADLAKGHPGAQYRDNALSKARFEFRWEDQFNLGLDPEKAKEFHDETLPAEGAKLAHFCSMCGPHFCSMKITQDVRDYANAQNIEAERALAVGMSEKAAEFKASGSEIYHGNVPDGAKEHH; translated from the coding sequence ATGGAACAGAGATCAGAGGTCAGTGGACAGTTGTCAGTGGAGAAGACGAGCGATGAGGTTAAATTGCCGGCTTCGCGCAAAGTTTATGTCGAGACGAATGGCTCGACGGTCAATCAAAACAAACACAATTTAAGGGTGCCGTTTCGGGAGATCGCTCTGTCGCCGTCGAAGGACTTTGACGGGGCTTTGCAGGAGAATCCGCCGGTGCGTGTGTATGACACGAGCGGCGTTTGGACCGATCCGGGCACTAAGTGTGACGTCCGCGAAGGCCTACCGGCATTGCGTCGGGATTGGATCGTCGGACGCGGCGATGTCGAGGAATACGAGGGCCGCCAAGTTTTGCCGCAGGATAACGGCTATCTGACCAAAGGTGCCGAGGAGATCGCGAAGGCGAATGAACGCGGGACGCTCGAGGAATTTCCGGGACTGAGGCGCGCTCCATTGAGAGCCAAAAACGGTGCGTGCGTCACGCAGATGCATTACGCGCGAAAGGGAATTATTACTCCCGAGATGGAATACGTCGCGATACGCGAGAATCTGGGGCGGCAGGCGGCGTTCGATCATCTTGCTCTTTCGGAACGCAGCGACCGTTCGTCGCTCAATCATCAGCACAAAGGCGAGTCGTTCGGGGCGGCGATACCTGAGTTTGTGACGCCCGAATTCGTCCGCGACGAGGTTGCTCGCGGGCGGGCGATCATCCCGAACAACATCAATCATCCCGAAAGCGAACCAATGGCGATCGGGCGTAATTTTCTGGTCAAGATCAACGCGAACATCGGCAATTCGGCGATCGCCTCAAGCATTGAGGAAGAGGTCGAGAAGATGCGTTGGTCGACGCTGTGGGGAGCTGATACGGTGATGGACCTCTCGACGGGCAAGAACATCCACGCGACTCGCGAATGGATCCTCCGCAATTCGCCGGTGCCGATCGGGACCGTTCCGATCTATCAGGCTCTTGAAAAAGTGAACGGCAAGGCTGAGGACCTGACGTGGGAAATTTACCGCGACACGCTGATCGAACAGGCCGAGCAGGGCGTTGATTATTTTACGATCCACGCGGGTGTGCGTTTGCCGTACATTCCGATGACGGCGAAACGCACGACCGGCATCGTCAGCCGCGGCGGTTCGATCATGGCAAAATGGTGTTTGGCCCATCACGAGGAAAGCTTCTTATACACACGTTTCCGAGAGATCTGCGAGATCATGCGGACGTATGATGTGGCGTTTTCGTTAGGCGACGGTTTGCGGCCTGGTTCGATCGCCGATGCGAACGACGAAGCGCAGTTTGCCGAGCTAGATACGCTTGGCGAGCTGACAAAGATCGCTTGGGAAATGGAATGCCAGACTATGATCGAAGGGCCGGGCCACGTGCCGATTCACCTGATCAAGGAAAACATGGACAAGCAGCTCGAGGTCTGCGGCGAAGCTCCGTTCTACACGCTGGGGCCGCTGACGACCGACATCGCTCCGGGCTACGACCACATCACGTCGGGCATCGGAGCGGCGATGATCGGCTGGTTCGGCACGGCGATGCTCTGCTACGTGACACCTAAAGAACACCTCGGACTGCCGAACAAACAGGATGTAAAAGAAGGCGTCATCACTTACAAGCTCGCCGCCCATGCTGCCGATCTGGCAAAGGGCCATCCCGGAGCACAATACCGCGACAATGCACTGTCGAAAGCACGCTTTGAATTCCGTTGGGAAGATCAATTCAACCTCGGCCTCGATCCGGAGAAAGCAAAGGAGTTTCACGACGAAACATTGCCTGCCGAAGGTGCAAAGCTCGCCCACTTCTGCTCGATGTGCGGCCCGCACTTCTGCTCGATGAAGATCACTCAGGACGTCCGCGATTATGCGAACGCCCAAAACATAGAGGCGGAAAGAGCATTGGCGGTTGGTATGAGCGAAAAAGCTGCGGAGTTCAAAGCTTCTGGCAGCGAGATCTACCACGGGAATGTGCCTGATGGGGCAAAAGAGCATCATTAA
- a CDS encoding tetratricopeptide repeat protein, whose amino-acid sequence MRNTRANLWLAIVFTAVLLPLAATAQPKRPVTAATQFRSITVVTEPGASVWIDGVLYGKADKDGSLAIRTVTTGGHKIRVRADGFKQKDQPLSAAQKGEIKVPLVKTDDEAELTFQEAERLGQLDREKAVAAYKKAVKLRPAYPEAFLAMARTQADMGDLEDALKSLAAARKLRPGYAEASAVEGRVQREYGEDEKAIALYKRAITEGKGFQPEAYTGLGLLYKERAESAGGSGNFDDEQANYNEAAKNLKLSIKQLAGAPDAMVIMQLLGLIYERQQKLADAIAVYEEFLRIFPDSNEATAVRSFVTQLRKQLDGQ is encoded by the coding sequence ATGCGAAATACAAGGGCAAATCTGTGGCTTGCGATAGTGTTTACGGCGGTTCTTCTGCCGTTGGCGGCGACGGCCCAGCCAAAACGCCCGGTCACGGCGGCAACTCAATTTCGAAGCATCACTGTAGTAACCGAGCCCGGAGCTTCGGTCTGGATCGACGGCGTTCTGTACGGCAAGGCAGATAAGGACGGCAGTTTGGCGATAAGAACGGTCACCACCGGCGGTCACAAGATCCGCGTTCGCGCCGACGGTTTCAAGCAAAAGGATCAGCCGCTAAGCGCCGCTCAAAAAGGCGAGATCAAGGTCCCGCTCGTCAAGACTGACGACGAGGCCGAGCTCACATTCCAGGAAGCCGAACGCCTCGGCCAACTCGACCGCGAAAAGGCCGTCGCGGCATATAAAAAAGCAGTAAAACTGCGGCCCGCATATCCCGAGGCATTTCTTGCGATGGCCCGCACACAAGCCGACATGGGCGACCTCGAAGATGCTCTCAAGTCGCTCGCCGCGGCTCGCAAACTCCGTCCCGGCTACGCTGAGGCGTCCGCTGTCGAGGGCCGTGTCCAACGCGAATACGGCGAGGACGAAAAGGCGATCGCCCTCTACAAACGCGCGATCACTGAGGGCAAGGGCTTTCAGCCCGAAGCCTACACCGGCCTCGGACTCCTATATAAGGAACGTGCCGAATCAGCCGGCGGCTCAGGCAATTTCGACGACGAGCAGGCGAATTACAACGAAGCCGCCAAGAATCTAAAGCTCTCGATCAAACAGCTCGCGGGTGCCCCCGACGCCATGGTCATCATGCAGCTCCTCGGCCTCATCTACGAACGCCAGCAAAAACTCGCCGACGCCATCGCCGTCTACGAGGAATTCCTCCGCATCTTCCCCGACTCGAACGAAGCCACCGCCGTCCGATCCTTCGTCACCCAACTCCGCAAACAGCTCGACGGGCAATAA
- a CDS encoding M48 family metalloprotease, translated as MHLSTTGAGLFRIPGYIALFSLIIFAFAGVSFGQACDPPAIQFNSRSENIFTAEQEMYLGETILDKVRNNHGVIDDAAVTAYLNKIGERLGRHLPNSGIKFRFMISDVPDTNAFAFPGGIIMVTRKMVNFVKNEDELAGVMAHELGHATVRHGGLDWSKYFTSLLNVKAVGDRADVFEKYNQVIDLWNTKNVKTGSNHEDNQQLEADKLGMFALVAAGYDASQFPQFWVRLTKAKKRGGLSALFGSSSPADKRLKEMLDQFQSLPPACREQRGGAATADFEAWRTSVLTFNASAKTEVVPGLINVQEFNPLRSEIEHLKFSGNGRYILAQDASTITVLTREPLKAVFQVPALDARPAWFSADSSEIVVVSESLHVQKWNIAANKLTSEYEVSIPDPFWQSEVSPNGDQIAVYHYSGDVAIYELKTGDELFRDKKFFVPQDFIMGMMYFMRAINGGGELPVLSLNFSPDAKYLLVSRDLSPGYEDGFVEFSGSPFGSTMRGASILGLQSDKFLGVDIAARKAFPVGDNIKKLVRIGFGFMGTDRIVGRADADIKKSGIFSFPDGKRLEQFDLGGTSFSQSTAGDHIVVRPVNGAAVGVFDLKQKKYVFAGKKKALDVSGNSVVAERKNGELAIYTVGTVEPIAAVTLPKSDFGSLRTVTFSDDGQWLAASERSRGAVWNLETGERRFHIRSFRGSYIAPDGKVYADFPKLGETPRSIAALDTTTLNVVQGTELKDGDFRQFGRYVVVRRPLKKEAPKTDKIAEKKAGDKPFVEEEADRRIGSKQTAMEVLDAQTGASLWTREFRDETPRYFVNPTHNSMVLVWPVKSAAAAEIIKQNGELQGKVKTAKENERDLLIQIVDPATGVTRSHFILETGQGSFGVQSATAAGDYLVVDDDENRQLIYSISKGSLIRRVFGSKGTFSPQNGLIAVENTEGRVSVIDIATGRESGQVVLKKGIAAMTFSSDGKRLFLLTRDQIAYVLDAEKIGNSQAN; from the coding sequence ATGCATCTCTCAACGACCGGGGCCGGTCTTTTTAGGATCCCAGGGTATATTGCTTTGTTTTCGCTGATCATTTTCGCGTTTGCGGGGGTTAGTTTCGGGCAGGCCTGCGATCCGCCGGCGATCCAGTTCAATTCAAGATCGGAAAATATCTTTACTGCCGAGCAGGAAATGTATCTGGGCGAGACCATTTTGGACAAGGTCCGCAACAACCACGGCGTGATCGACGATGCGGCCGTGACGGCGTATTTGAACAAGATCGGCGAACGGCTTGGCCGCCACCTGCCAAACTCCGGCATCAAATTCAGGTTCATGATATCGGACGTTCCGGACACGAACGCGTTCGCATTCCCGGGCGGTATAATCATGGTCACGCGAAAGATGGTCAATTTCGTCAAGAACGAGGACGAACTGGCCGGCGTAATGGCACACGAGCTCGGCCACGCGACGGTAAGGCACGGCGGGCTCGACTGGAGCAAGTATTTTACCTCGCTATTGAATGTAAAGGCGGTCGGCGACCGAGCCGACGTTTTCGAAAAATACAATCAGGTGATCGATCTGTGGAACACGAAAAACGTAAAGACGGGCTCGAATCACGAAGACAACCAACAGTTAGAAGCGGACAAACTAGGCATGTTCGCCCTCGTTGCCGCCGGATATGACGCGTCGCAATTTCCGCAATTCTGGGTACGTTTGACCAAGGCCAAGAAACGCGGCGGCCTGTCGGCTCTGTTCGGCAGCAGCAGCCCGGCTGACAAACGGCTCAAGGAAATGCTCGACCAATTTCAGTCGCTGCCGCCTGCGTGCCGCGAACAAAGGGGCGGAGCCGCAACTGCGGATTTTGAAGCCTGGCGAACGTCCGTCCTCACGTTCAACGCTTCGGCGAAGACCGAGGTCGTGCCGGGACTGATCAACGTTCAGGAATTCAATCCGCTGCGGAGCGAGATCGAGCACCTCAAGTTCAGCGGAAACGGCCGGTACATTCTCGCCCAGGACGCATCGACCATAACCGTGCTGACGCGCGAACCGCTCAAGGCCGTGTTTCAGGTTCCTGCGTTGGATGCCCGTCCGGCCTGGTTTTCGGCGGATTCGAGCGAGATCGTCGTTGTCAGCGAATCGCTCCATGTTCAGAAATGGAATATCGCGGCGAACAAGTTGACCTCGGAATACGAGGTCTCGATCCCGGACCCGTTCTGGCAGTCGGAGGTTTCGCCGAACGGCGATCAGATAGCCGTCTACCATTACAGCGGCGATGTTGCGATATACGAGCTGAAGACCGGTGATGAGCTGTTTCGGGATAAAAAGTTCTTTGTGCCGCAGGACTTCATAATGGGCATGATGTACTTTATGCGGGCGATCAATGGCGGCGGGGAATTACCCGTACTGTCGCTGAATTTTTCGCCGGACGCTAAATACCTCTTAGTGAGCCGCGACCTTTCGCCGGGTTACGAAGATGGTTTTGTCGAATTTTCCGGCTCACCCTTCGGGAGCACTATGCGCGGTGCGTCAATACTCGGACTCCAATCGGACAAGTTCCTGGGCGTTGACATTGCGGCCCGAAAGGCATTTCCTGTCGGCGATAACATCAAGAAGCTGGTTCGGATCGGTTTCGGGTTTATGGGGACGGACAGGATCGTCGGACGGGCCGACGCGGATATCAAGAAGTCCGGCATTTTCTCGTTTCCGGATGGTAAAAGGCTCGAACAGTTCGATCTGGGCGGCACTAGCTTTAGCCAGTCGACCGCAGGCGATCATATCGTCGTGCGTCCGGTAAATGGTGCCGCGGTCGGCGTTTTCGATCTGAAGCAAAAGAAATATGTCTTTGCGGGAAAGAAAAAAGCCCTCGATGTGAGCGGAAACTCGGTCGTTGCGGAGAGAAAGAACGGGGAACTTGCAATATATACGGTCGGAACGGTCGAACCCATAGCTGCCGTTACCTTGCCAAAGAGCGACTTTGGTTCGCTGCGGACCGTGACATTCTCAGATGACGGGCAATGGCTGGCGGCGTCCGAGCGATCGCGTGGTGCGGTGTGGAATCTGGAGACGGGCGAGCGGCGATTTCATATCCGTTCGTTTCGCGGCAGCTATATCGCTCCTGACGGCAAGGTCTACGCCGATTTCCCAAAATTGGGCGAGACACCGAGGTCGATCGCTGCCCTCGATACAACCACATTGAACGTTGTGCAGGGCACCGAACTAAAAGACGGTGATTTTCGACAGTTCGGCCGGTATGTCGTCGTTCGCAGGCCGTTGAAAAAAGAAGCTCCGAAAACCGACAAAATTGCCGAGAAAAAGGCCGGAGATAAGCCGTTCGTCGAGGAAGAGGCAGACCGGCGGATCGGCTCGAAGCAGACGGCGATGGAGGTCCTCGATGCTCAAACGGGGGCGTCGCTGTGGACGCGCGAATTTCGCGACGAAACGCCGCGTTACTTTGTAAATCCGACCCACAATTCGATGGTTCTGGTGTGGCCCGTTAAATCGGCAGCAGCGGCGGAGATCATCAAGCAGAACGGCGAACTGCAGGGAAAGGTCAAGACCGCGAAAGAGAACGAACGCGATCTGCTGATCCAGATAGTCGATCCGGCGACGGGCGTCACGAGATCTCATTTCATACTGGAAACCGGACAGGGTTCGTTCGGTGTGCAGAGCGCAACGGCGGCCGGCGATTATCTGGTAGTCGACGACGACGAGAACCGGCAGCTGATCTATTCGATCTCAAAAGGTTCGCTTATACGGCGTGTTTTCGGCTCGAAGGGAACGTTTTCTCCTCAAAATGGCCTCATCGCAGTCGAAAATACCGAAGGCCGTGTCTCGGTGATCGATATTGCAACGGGACGCGAGTCCGGGCAGGTCGTGTTGAAAAAAGGGATCGCCGCGATGACATTCTCATCGGACGGCAAACGGCTGTTTTTACTGACCCGCGATCAGATCGCGTATGTCCTGGACGCAGAAAAGATCGGCAATTCGCAGGCCAATTGA